The DNA region CTCAGATCACTGCTGGCTTTGAGTTGGGGCGCAAAAAACGAGCGACCTTTTTGGGTTTCTACGCTGGCTCGCGCGACGGTGGCGGTTTCCCGCAGCGTCTGATCGAGCGAAGCGGTCAGCGACGAACGGGCCGTGAAATACACGCCCACCGCGCCGAGCAAGATGGTGAGGGCAAACACTAGTGCGTAGCCCAGCGTGAGTTTGAGGCGCAGGCTCCAAGACTGCAATCCCCAGCGGCCCATCAAGTGGTGCCGCGCCCGAGGCGGTAGCCGGTACCGCGAATGGTGTCGATGAGGGTGTCGTGGGTTTTGCAGCGCAGGGTGCTGACATACACGTCAATCACTTTATGCTCCACGCTTCCCTCGCCGCGCCACAGCCGCTCAATAATCTCGTCCCTTCCAAACGCCCGGC from Deinococcus detaillensis includes:
- a CDS encoding winged helix-turn-helix domain-containing protein, with the protein product RAFGRDEIIERLWRGEGSVEHKVIDVYVSTLRCKTHDTLIDTIRGTGYRLGRGTT